The following are encoded in a window of Corynebacterium marinum DSM 44953 genomic DNA:
- the eccB gene encoding type VII secretion protein EccB: MGSALLPTTRAQVTGHRFLRRRVEHGLVFGDIRMIHDPLAARRRAMMFGLVATVLVAAGAGLLAWLRPAADPGEAPILQTGGGALFVRVDDRVHPVANLASARLIVGEPLDPARIGDDLLAATDRGAPLGIHPAPAALGGGDRAELSWSACHGEGTVTVAVGDLVAPLGGHRGVLATAGGADWLLTTEGRRQLPHPESPEGRIVRRALGVTESTPRWSPPAEVLNAAAERDPLTLPGVLPEEILDTGTSTWARLPAGVAPLTAVQAQALADAGVAVRAAPRAELAGHPDAPYHLPLPALAPMWIDPAEQTVCATGDGQVTTLRPAEHRPIALSGGGVADQFLGGLPAAVAVDTGHGRHVIDATGLRHPVPHAAGLAALGLTDPAPAPWPVIRLLPEGAELTPEAALRAAY; encoded by the coding sequence GTGGGTTCTGCACTGCTGCCCACCACGCGGGCGCAGGTGACCGGGCACCGGTTCCTGCGCCGCCGGGTGGAGCACGGACTGGTCTTCGGCGACATCCGGATGATCCACGATCCGTTGGCCGCGCGCCGCCGGGCCATGATGTTCGGTCTGGTGGCCACGGTCCTCGTCGCGGCCGGTGCGGGTCTGCTCGCCTGGTTGCGTCCGGCGGCCGACCCCGGGGAGGCTCCCATCCTCCAGACGGGCGGCGGGGCGTTGTTCGTGCGTGTCGACGACCGCGTCCACCCCGTGGCCAACCTCGCCTCCGCCCGCCTCATCGTCGGCGAACCCCTCGACCCGGCCCGCATCGGGGACGACCTGCTGGCCGCCACCGACCGTGGTGCGCCCCTGGGCATCCACCCCGCGCCGGCCGCGCTCGGGGGCGGGGACCGGGCGGAACTGAGCTGGTCCGCCTGCCACGGGGAGGGAACGGTCACCGTGGCCGTCGGCGACCTCGTCGCACCGCTCGGCGGCCACCGCGGGGTGCTGGCCACCGCAGGGGGAGCGGACTGGCTGCTGACCACCGAGGGGCGCCGGCAGCTCCCGCACCCGGAATCGCCCGAGGGGCGCATCGTGCGCCGGGCGCTCGGCGTCACCGAGAGCACACCCCGGTGGTCCCCGCCCGCGGAGGTGCTCAACGCCGCCGCGGAACGCGATCCTCTCACTCTTCCCGGGGTGCTGCCCGAGGAGATCCTCGACACCGGCACCAGCACGTGGGCGCGCCTGCCCGCGGGGGTCGCTCCCCTCACCGCGGTGCAGGCGCAGGCGCTCGCGGACGCGGGTGTGGCGGTGCGCGCCGCACCCCGCGCGGAACTGGCCGGGCACCCCGACGCCCCCTACCACCTGCCCCTGCCGGCCCTGGCGCCGATGTGGATCGACCCGGCTGAGCAGACGGTGTGCGCCACCGGCGACGGGCAGGTGACCACACTTCGGCCCGCGGAGCACCGCCCGATCGCGCTGTCGGGTGGGGGAGTGGCCGACCAGTTCCTCGGCGGGCTGCCCGCCGCGGTCGCGGTGGACACCGGGCACGGCCGCCACGTCATCGACGCCACCGGGCTGCGCCACCCCGTCCCGCACGCGGCGGGACTGGCCGCGCTGGGCCTGACGGACCCCGCCCCCGCCCCCTGGCCGGTCATCCGCCTGCTGCCGGAGGGAGCCGAACTCACGCCGGAGGCGGCGCTGCGGGCCGCCTACTGA
- a CDS encoding S8 family serine peptidase: MRRAALCASLLLPAAFPAAFPILPPAAAQAPDVACARPVEAPAPAEVPPSMHRIARGEGVRVAVVDTGVAAHPHLPVEPVADLVSPASPDPHLDCDGHGTVVAGVVNGVAPGALILSVRQSSAHHRQVDGGPAGTLASLASAIHRALDAGAHVINTSVVSCVDPAVLLDARPLHEALHRAEAEGVVVVAAAGNRGSSCRPGMVVYPAHEETVIPVAAVHPDDPHSVADYVMPGAGQVAAPGRVEVGLSPTGHGWASGMVDARGQETGFEGTSFAAPVVSGVAALLRERHPQDSAAQIRDRIRQAAQPGHWVVDPYGALTHLPGDYAVAERTIVAAQKESAEDRAPARAAVILAGLGAALLLGVLSGSVRRPGRKA; the protein is encoded by the coding sequence GTGAGGCGTGCCGCGCTCTGCGCCTCCCTGCTCCTGCCCGCCGCTTTCCCAGCGGCGTTCCCGATCCTGCCCCCGGCGGCGGCGCAGGCCCCGGATGTGGCCTGCGCCCGGCCGGTCGAGGCCCCCGCGCCGGCCGAAGTTCCGCCCAGTATGCACCGGATCGCGCGGGGGGAGGGCGTGCGCGTCGCGGTGGTCGACACCGGGGTGGCGGCCCATCCCCATCTGCCGGTGGAACCCGTCGCCGACCTGGTCAGCCCCGCCTCTCCCGACCCGCACCTGGACTGCGACGGCCACGGGACGGTTGTCGCCGGCGTCGTCAACGGGGTCGCTCCGGGCGCCCTGATCCTGAGCGTCCGCCAGTCCAGCGCCCACCACCGGCAGGTCGACGGCGGCCCGGCGGGCACCCTCGCGAGCCTCGCGAGCGCGATCCACCGGGCGCTCGACGCGGGTGCGCACGTGATCAACACCTCCGTCGTCTCCTGCGTCGACCCGGCGGTACTTCTCGACGCCCGCCCGCTCCACGAGGCCCTCCACCGCGCCGAGGCGGAGGGGGTGGTGGTCGTGGCGGCGGCGGGGAACCGGGGCTCCTCCTGCCGACCGGGGATGGTGGTCTACCCCGCGCATGAGGAGACGGTGATCCCGGTGGCGGCGGTGCACCCGGACGATCCGCACTCGGTCGCCGACTACGTCATGCCCGGTGCCGGGCAGGTAGCCGCGCCCGGGCGGGTGGAGGTGGGGTTGTCGCCTACGGGGCACGGATGGGCGTCGGGCATGGTCGACGCCCGGGGGCAGGAGACGGGTTTCGAGGGGACGAGTTTCGCCGCCCCGGTGGTCTCCGGGGTGGCCGCCCTGTTGCGGGAACGCCACCCGCAGGACTCGGCGGCGCAGATCCGGGACCGCATCCGTCAGGCCGCGCAGCCCGGGCACTGGGTGGTGGACCCGTACGGCGCGCTCACCCACCTGCCCGGCGACTACGCCGTGGCGGAGCGGACCATCGTGGCAGCTCAGAAAGAGTCGGCGGAGGATCGGGCGCCCGCCCGGGCCGCCGTCATCCTGGCGGGGCTGGGGGCGGCGCTGCTGCTGGGGGTACTCAGCGGCTCAGTCCGACGCCCTGGGCGTAAGGCGTGA
- a CDS encoding TIGR02611 family protein yields the protein MASMRQMVYRRVDRLAQTHVKAKGGRYGYLVRPLTLVLGWSVLILGLITIPLPGQGWLTTFLGVGILSFEQRWARRLLRAGVHQYDRFYFWFNRQSQLFRITVVAILIAVIWAVFLFIIWGTWKMGSLDFLTPYAQGVGLSR from the coding sequence ATGGCTTCGATGCGACAGATGGTCTACCGCCGGGTGGACAGACTCGCGCAGACCCACGTGAAGGCCAAGGGCGGCCGCTACGGCTACCTGGTGCGCCCGCTCACCCTCGTGCTCGGCTGGTCGGTGCTCATCCTCGGACTGATCACCATCCCCCTGCCCGGCCAGGGGTGGTTGACCACCTTCCTCGGCGTGGGCATCCTTTCCTTCGAGCAGAGGTGGGCCCGCCGGTTGCTCCGCGCCGGCGTCCACCAGTACGACCGCTTCTACTTCTGGTTCAACCGGCAGTCCCAGCTCTTCCGCATCACGGTGGTAGCCATCCTCATCGCCGTCATCTGGGCGGTGTTCCTCTTCATTATCTGGGGAACGTGGAAGATGGGCAGCCTGGACTTCCTCACGCCTTACGCCCAGGGCGTCGGACTGAGCCGCTGA
- the rpsK gene encoding 30S ribosomal protein S11, with protein MPPKTRSGARRTGRRVVKKNVAQGHAYIKSTFNNTIVSITDTHGAVISWASSGHVGFKGSRKSTPFAAQMAAESAARKAMDHGMKKVDVFVKGPGSGRETAIRSLQAAGLEVSSISDVTPQPHNGCRPPKRRRV; from the coding sequence ATGCCCCCGAAGACTCGCTCTGGCGCACGCCGTACCGGCCGTCGCGTCGTAAAGAAGAATGTGGCTCAGGGCCACGCCTACATCAAGTCCACCTTCAACAACACCATCGTGTCCATCACCGACACCCATGGTGCCGTCATCTCCTGGGCTTCCTCCGGGCACGTCGGGTTCAAGGGCTCCCGTAAGTCCACCCCGTTCGCCGCGCAGATGGCCGCCGAGAGCGCCGCCCGCAAGGCGATGGATCACGGTATGAAGAAGGTCGACGTTTTCGTCAAGGGCCCGGGTTCGGGCCGCGAAACCGCCATCCGTTCCCTCCAGGCCGCCGGCCTCGAGGTGTCCTCCATCTCGGACGTGACTCCCCAGCCGCACAACGGCTGCCGTCCGCCGAAGCGTCGCCGCGTTTAA
- the truA gene encoding tRNA pseudouridine(38-40) synthase TruA gives MDTDLLRLRLDLAYDGTDFHGWARQKPQEGAAPLRTVQEVLEDALSMVLRIDAALVVAGRTDAGVHAAGQVAHLDVPADRLRQRTIDGDPMRLVRRLARLLPDDVRVHSVTLAPAGFDARFAALRRHYVYRLTTHPRGPLPTRARDTAHWPKPVDLPAMQAAADVLVGLHDFAAFCKARPHATTIRELQSFTFHDVSTPTEPQLYEARVTADAFCWNMVRSLVGTCLAVGEGRREAGLPAQLLGEHQRSPLIPLAPAKGLSLVGVDYPADGELAARTGVTRGRRVL, from the coding sequence ATGGATACCGACCTGCTGCGCCTGCGCCTCGACCTCGCCTATGACGGCACGGACTTCCACGGCTGGGCGCGACAGAAGCCGCAGGAGGGCGCCGCGCCGCTGCGCACCGTGCAGGAGGTCCTGGAGGATGCCCTGTCAATGGTCCTGCGTATCGATGCCGCCCTGGTCGTCGCCGGCCGCACCGACGCCGGCGTCCACGCGGCGGGGCAGGTGGCGCACCTCGACGTCCCGGCCGACCGGCTGCGGCAGCGGACCATCGACGGCGACCCCATGCGCCTGGTCCGCCGTCTCGCGCGGTTGCTCCCCGACGACGTCCGCGTCCACTCGGTCACGCTCGCTCCGGCCGGATTCGACGCGCGCTTCGCCGCGTTGCGGCGCCACTACGTCTACCGGCTGACCACCCATCCGCGCGGACCGCTGCCCACCCGGGCCCGGGACACGGCGCACTGGCCCAAGCCGGTGGATCTCCCCGCCATGCAGGCGGCCGCCGACGTGCTGGTCGGACTGCACGATTTCGCGGCCTTCTGTAAGGCTCGTCCCCACGCCACGACGATCCGTGAGCTCCAGTCCTTCACCTTCCACGACGTGTCCACGCCCACGGAGCCGCAGCTGTACGAGGCGCGCGTGACAGCCGACGCCTTCTGCTGGAACATGGTGCGCTCCCTGGTGGGGACGTGCCTGGCGGTGGGGGAGGGGCGTCGGGAAGCGGGGCTGCCCGCGCAGCTGCTCGGCGAGCACCAGCGCTCCCCGTTGATCCCCTTGGCGCCGGCGAAGGGGCTGAGCCTGGTCGGTGTGGACTACCCGGCTGACGGGGAACTCGCCGCGCGCACGGGCGTGACCCGGGGTCGGCGGGTGCTCTAG
- a CDS encoding YgaP family membrane protein — protein MLRNVAPLDRALRGGAAFVAANVAANLPDSKKPVKFGLLALAVVLGVTAAIGFCPLYRLLGISTRTAGN, from the coding sequence ATGCTCCGTAACGTAGCCCCCCTCGACCGCGCCCTGCGCGGCGGCGCCGCTTTCGTCGCCGCCAACGTCGCCGCCAACCTGCCCGACTCGAAGAAACCCGTGAAGTTCGGCCTCCTGGCGCTGGCCGTCGTCCTCGGCGTGACCGCCGCCATCGGTTTCTGCCCCCTCTACCGGCTGCTCGGCATTAGCACCCGCACCGCGGGGAACTGA
- the infA gene encoding translation initiation factor IF-1, with amino-acid sequence MAKEGAIEVEGRIVEPLPNAMFRVELDNGHKVLAHISGKMRQHYIRILPEDRVVVELSPYDLTRGRIVYRYK; translated from the coding sequence ATGGCAAAGGAAGGCGCCATCGAGGTAGAAGGCCGGATTGTCGAGCCCCTGCCGAATGCAATGTTCCGTGTCGAGCTCGACAACGGACACAAGGTTCTCGCTCACATCAGTGGCAAGATGCGCCAGCACTACATCCGTATCCTCCCCGAGGATCGCGTCGTTGTGGAGCTGTCTCCGTACGACCTGACCCGCGGACGCATCGTCTACCGCTACAAGTAA
- the rpsD gene encoding 30S ribosomal protein S4: protein MARYTGPVTRKSRRLRVDLVGGDMAFERRPYPPGQAGRARIKESEYLLQLQEKQKARFTYGVMEKQFRRYYAEANRRPGKTGDNLVIMLESRLDNVIYRAGLARTRRQSRQLVSHGHFLVNGKRVNVPSYQVSQYDIIDVRDNSRSMIWFEEAQDSLVDAVVPAWLQVVPSTLRILVHQLPERAQIDVPLQEQLIVEYYSK, encoded by the coding sequence ATGGCTCGTTATACCGGTCCTGTAACCCGTAAGTCCCGCCGCCTCCGCGTCGACCTCGTCGGCGGAGATATGGCGTTCGAGCGTCGCCCCTACCCCCCGGGGCAGGCTGGCCGCGCCCGCATCAAGGAGTCCGAGTACCTCCTGCAGCTGCAGGAGAAGCAGAAGGCTCGTTTCACCTACGGCGTGATGGAGAAGCAGTTCCGTCGCTACTACGCCGAGGCCAACCGTCGTCCGGGTAAGACCGGCGACAACCTGGTCATCATGCTGGAGTCCCGCCTGGACAACGTCATCTACCGCGCAGGCCTCGCCCGCACGCGTCGTCAGTCCCGCCAGCTGGTCTCCCACGGCCACTTCCTGGTCAACGGCAAGAGGGTCAACGTCCCCTCCTACCAGGTCTCCCAGTACGACATCATCGACGTCCGGGACAACTCCCGCTCGATGATCTGGTTCGAAGAGGCTCAGGACAGCCTCGTCGACGCGGTCGTTCCGGCCTGGCTGCAGGTCGTTCCGTCCACTCTGCGCATCCTCGTGCACCAGCTGCCCGAGCGCGCTCAGATCGACGTTCCGCTGCAGGAGCAGCTCATCGTCGAGTACTACTCGAAGTAA
- the rpsM gene encoding 30S ribosomal protein S13, translating into MARLAGVDLPRNKRMEIALTYIYGIGPARAAKLLEETGISPDLRTDNLSDDQVAALRDVIENTWKVEGDLRREVQADIRRKIEIGSYQGLRHRRGMPVRGQRTKTNARTRKGPKKTIAGKKK; encoded by the coding sequence ATGGCACGTCTTGCTGGTGTTGACCTCCCGCGCAACAAGCGCATGGAGATCGCACTCACCTACATCTACGGCATCGGCCCCGCCCGTGCCGCCAAGCTTCTCGAAGAGACCGGCATCTCTCCCGATCTTCGTACCGACAACCTGTCCGATGACCAGGTTGCCGCTCTCCGCGACGTCATCGAAAACACCTGGAAGGTCGAGGGAGACCTCCGCCGCGAGGTGCAGGCTGATATCCGTCGCAAGATTGAAATCGGCTCCTACCAGGGTCTGCGCCACCGTCGTGGCATGCCCGTCCGTGGCCAGCGTACCAAGACCAACGCGCGTACGCGTAAGGGTCCGAAGAAGACGATCGCCGGAAAGAAGAAGTAG
- the rplQ gene encoding 50S ribosomal protein L17, with amino-acid sequence MPTPKKGTRLGGSASNQKKILSNLAAALFEHGAIKTTDAKAKTLRPYVEKLITKAKDGSVAARRQVLADVPQKDVVAYLFNELAPKFENRAGGYTRIIKLENRAGDNAPMSQISLVLEETVSTEATRAARAAASKQAAEETPAEDTQSETETENVEVNAEDTAADPVEPAEGDVAAEAPAQDGSVAEAEAEAKAEEK; translated from the coding sequence ATGCCTACCCCTAAGAAGGGCACCCGTCTCGGCGGCTCCGCGAGCAACCAGAAGAAGATCCTCTCTAACCTGGCTGCCGCGCTGTTCGAGCACGGTGCGATCAAGACCACTGACGCCAAGGCCAAGACCCTGCGTCCCTACGTGGAGAAGCTGATCACCAAGGCCAAGGACGGCTCTGTCGCCGCCCGCCGCCAGGTGCTCGCCGATGTTCCGCAGAAGGACGTCGTGGCCTACCTCTTCAATGAGCTGGCCCCGAAGTTCGAGAACCGTGCAGGTGGCTACACCCGCATCATCAAGCTCGAGAACCGCGCCGGCGACAACGCCCCGATGTCCCAGATCTCCCTCGTTCTCGAGGAGACCGTGAGCACCGAGGCCACCCGCGCCGCCCGCGCCGCCGCTTCCAAGCAGGCTGCCGAGGAGACCCCGGCCGAGGACACCCAGTCCGAGACCGAGACCGAGAACGTCGAGGTCAACGCCGAGGACACCGCCGCTGACCCGGTGGAGCCCGCCGAGGGCGACGTCGCCGCTGAGGCGCCGGCCCAGGATGGCTCTGTCGCCGAGGCAGAGGCCGAGGCCAAGGCCGAGGAGAAGTAA
- a CDS encoding DUF6541 family protein: MELFPLVLVAALVFTVPGALLGWVSGLRLPWAAAGSVPVSFGVFGLGAWVLGQLDIRYTWATFIVFWLLTVLLAALWRGGFLLAGRRRARAAEVAPPGDERGPDELDNPPPRNRQGGLLDPAWLLPAAGALTGMWLIIDRGLKSFRDVPNGLETIVQGWDVHWHASMVRWFMDEGIADPTRQGELRNIETGAEMYYPSAWHVGAGLVGEAANLSPVAALNLTGIVLPGMLLPLSVAMIAWKMVGRGGLTAQLAAGFGGIAVFASPVLMWIGHYVGAWPYLAAVSAAGVVVALFMHVPYRPVAAFAAMTAFLGLVQLHPSAVTIVVLVLALWWLLYLVWAPSRRAETIPGKVLVRLRDLGWLALAGGVGGVILLPQLLSGTSAGEEVSSWTAFEDVTRAQSWEKAIEMQTRHTDMFADVNQTPLLWLAGLGAVALIVWRRNLWAPMFWFLSVAMTANALMLFDQPWGDWLNIVGNLHYATPHRLVMPVALFTFAAAGVGLAVLIRLISLAPVRMNTTWTRVSVAVSVILGIGAGWGTAVWATRDSVLEGAEWSISAPLSDDRMVSQIDIRAFDWLAEQPGAYEGKIFGEPADGHGWMYAYNGLPSVARHYLWPDVGRGSATDLLYWHPNLLGVGNHGDPEQINSVDKAAEALDVRYFFVSPWSFWGFQEPRFEMIDGLWTTPGVTPVYREGNVAVFAVNQAFTDEELAQMRAPGNSPEELPPLPLDAAGDPVFPRPTKPEQGGEGALETPGNPALDPAPVEIPATRP; encoded by the coding sequence GTGGAGTTGTTCCCGCTGGTGCTCGTCGCGGCGCTGGTGTTCACCGTGCCGGGAGCGCTCCTGGGATGGGTGTCGGGGCTGCGGCTGCCGTGGGCGGCCGCCGGATCGGTGCCCGTGAGCTTCGGTGTCTTCGGCCTGGGGGCGTGGGTCCTCGGGCAGCTGGATATCCGCTACACGTGGGCCACGTTCATCGTCTTCTGGCTGCTGACGGTCCTGCTGGCCGCCCTGTGGCGGGGTGGTTTCCTGCTGGCCGGGCGGCGTCGGGCCCGGGCGGCGGAGGTTGCGCCGCCCGGGGATGAGCGCGGGCCGGATGAGCTGGACAACCCGCCGCCCAGGAATCGGCAGGGCGGCCTGCTCGACCCGGCGTGGCTGCTGCCGGCAGCCGGCGCCCTCACCGGCATGTGGCTGATCATCGACCGCGGCCTGAAGAGCTTCCGCGACGTCCCCAACGGGCTGGAGACGATCGTCCAGGGCTGGGACGTCCACTGGCATGCGTCGATGGTGCGCTGGTTCATGGACGAGGGCATCGCCGACCCCACCCGGCAGGGCGAGCTCCGCAACATCGAGACCGGCGCCGAGATGTATTACCCCTCGGCGTGGCACGTGGGTGCGGGCCTGGTCGGGGAGGCCGCGAACCTCAGCCCCGTCGCCGCCCTGAACCTCACCGGCATCGTGCTGCCGGGCATGCTGCTGCCGCTGTCCGTGGCGATGATCGCCTGGAAGATGGTCGGCCGGGGCGGCCTCACCGCCCAGCTGGCGGCCGGCTTCGGCGGCATCGCGGTGTTCGCCTCCCCGGTGCTCATGTGGATCGGCCACTACGTGGGGGCGTGGCCCTACCTGGCCGCGGTCTCCGCCGCCGGTGTCGTCGTCGCGCTGTTCATGCACGTGCCCTACCGGCCGGTCGCGGCCTTCGCCGCGATGACGGCTTTCCTCGGCCTGGTGCAGCTGCACCCCTCCGCGGTGACCATCGTCGTGCTGGTGCTGGCCCTGTGGTGGCTGCTGTACCTGGTGTGGGCCCCCTCGCGCCGCGCGGAGACGATCCCCGGCAAGGTGCTCGTGCGGCTGCGGGATCTCGGCTGGCTGGCGCTGGCCGGCGGCGTGGGCGGGGTCATTCTGCTGCCCCAGCTGCTCAGCGGCACCAGCGCGGGCGAGGAGGTCTCCTCCTGGACGGCGTTCGAGGACGTCACCCGCGCGCAGTCGTGGGAGAAGGCCATCGAAATGCAGACCCGACACACCGACATGTTCGCCGACGTCAACCAGACGCCGCTGCTCTGGCTCGCCGGACTCGGCGCGGTGGCGCTCATCGTCTGGCGCCGTAACCTGTGGGCCCCCATGTTCTGGTTCCTCAGCGTGGCGATGACTGCCAACGCCCTCATGCTCTTCGACCAGCCCTGGGGCGACTGGCTCAACATCGTCGGCAATCTGCACTACGCCACGCCGCACCGCCTGGTCATGCCGGTGGCGCTGTTCACCTTCGCCGCCGCGGGCGTCGGCCTGGCGGTGCTCATCCGCCTCATAAGCCTGGCCCCGGTCCGCATGAACACCACCTGGACCCGGGTGTCGGTGGCGGTGTCCGTCATCCTCGGCATCGGCGCCGGCTGGGGCACCGCCGTGTGGGCGACCCGCGACTCCGTCCTGGAGGGGGCAGAGTGGTCGATCAGCGCCCCCCTCAGCGACGACCGGATGGTCTCGCAGATCGACATCCGCGCCTTCGACTGGCTGGCGGAGCAGCCGGGCGCCTACGAGGGGAAGATCTTCGGGGAACCCGCCGACGGCCACGGCTGGATGTACGCCTACAACGGGCTGCCCTCGGTCGCGCGCCACTACCTGTGGCCCGACGTCGGACGCGGCTCCGCCACCGACCTGCTCTACTGGCACCCCAATCTCCTGGGTGTGGGCAACCACGGGGATCCGGAACAGATCAACAGCGTGGACAAGGCCGCCGAGGCGCTGGACGTGCGGTATTTCTTCGTCTCCCCGTGGAGCTTCTGGGGTTTCCAGGAACCGCGCTTCGAGATGATCGACGGGCTGTGGACCACCCCGGGCGTGACCCCCGTCTACCGCGAGGGCAACGTCGCCGTCTTCGCCGTGAACCAGGCGTTCACCGACGAGGAGCTGGCGCAGATGCGTGCGCCCGGAAATTCCCCGGAGGAGCTGCCGCCCCTGCCTCTCGACGCCGCCGGCGACCCCGTATTCCCCCGCCCCACCAAACCGGAGCAGGGCGGGGAGGGCGCGCTGGAGACCCCCGGCAACCCCGCGCTCGATCCCGCTCCGGTTGAGATCCCCGCCACCCGGCCTTAA
- a CDS encoding DNA-directed RNA polymerase subunit alpha, protein MLISQRPVLTEEYIDSARSRFVIEPLEPGFGYTLGNSLRRTLLSSIPGAAVTSVKIDGVLHEFTTINGVKEDVSEIILNIKGLVLSSDSDEPVVMYLSKEGAGEVTAGDIQPPAGVEIHNPDLVIANLNEHARLDIEFIVERGRGYVPAATSGAGGDIGRIPVDQIYSPVLKVSYKVEATRVEQRTDFDKLILDVETKNSITARDAVASAGKTLVELFGLARELNTAAEGIEIGPSPQETEYIAAYGMPIEDLNFSVRSYNCLKRQEIHTVGELAECTESDLLDIRNFGQKSINEVKIKLAGLGLTLKDAPEDFDPSTLEGYDAETGDFIDNDEDAAEDSE, encoded by the coding sequence ATGCTCATTTCCCAGCGCCCTGTGCTCACCGAGGAGTACATCGATTCCGCTCGTTCGCGGTTCGTCATCGAGCCGCTCGAGCCGGGCTTCGGCTACACCCTCGGCAACTCGCTGCGCCGGACCCTGCTGTCGTCCATCCCGGGCGCAGCCGTCACCTCCGTCAAGATCGACGGTGTGCTCCACGAGTTCACCACGATCAACGGTGTGAAGGAGGATGTCTCTGAGATCATCCTCAACATCAAGGGTCTGGTCCTGTCCTCCGACTCCGACGAGCCGGTGGTCATGTACCTGAGCAAGGAAGGCGCGGGAGAGGTCACCGCCGGCGACATTCAGCCGCCGGCCGGCGTCGAGATCCACAACCCGGATCTCGTCATCGCCAACCTCAACGAGCATGCACGTCTGGACATCGAGTTCATCGTCGAGCGTGGCCGCGGCTACGTTCCGGCGGCCACCTCCGGCGCCGGCGGTGACATCGGCCGTATCCCGGTCGATCAGATCTACTCCCCGGTGCTCAAGGTCAGCTACAAGGTCGAGGCCACCCGTGTCGAGCAGCGCACGGACTTCGACAAGCTGATCCTCGACGTCGAGACGAAGAACTCCATCACCGCCCGCGACGCAGTCGCGTCCGCCGGTAAGACCCTCGTCGAGCTCTTCGGCCTCGCCCGTGAGCTCAACACCGCCGCAGAAGGCATTGAGATCGGACCCTCCCCGCAGGAGACCGAGTACATCGCCGCCTACGGCATGCCGATCGAGGACCTGAACTTCTCCGTCCGTTCCTACAACTGCCTGAAGCGTCAGGAGATCCACACCGTCGGTGAGCTCGCAGAGTGCACCGAATCGGATCTGCTGGACATCCGTAACTTCGGGCAGAAGTCGATCAACGAGGTGAAGATCAAGCTCGCCGGCCTGGGTCTGACCCTGAAGGACGCACCCGAGGATTTCGACCCCTCCACTCTGGAGGGCTACGACGCCGAGACCGGCGACTTCATCGACAACGACGAAGACGCAGCCGAGGATTCCGAGTAG